A DNA window from Paenibacillus sp. HWE-109 contains the following coding sequences:
- a CDS encoding SRPBCC family protein: MENQTQGTLPDIKQTIVFNAPIQKVWNAVATPDGIAAWFMPNNFKPELGYEFIIEAGPFGNSPCKVTDISPPNRLSFEWGKDWTLTFELADVDGKTEFTLIHSGWDVNKVTEFGQPHSVVREIMSQGWGGIAKALTAYVEA; the protein is encoded by the coding sequence ATGGAAAATCAAACACAAGGCACTTTGCCGGATATTAAGCAAACAATTGTCTTCAACGCACCGATCCAAAAGGTTTGGAACGCTGTAGCAACACCGGATGGCATCGCCGCATGGTTCATGCCGAATAATTTCAAGCCGGAACTCGGCTATGAGTTTATTATTGAAGCCGGGCCTTTTGGCAATTCGCCATGTAAAGTTACGGACATCTCGCCGCCGAACCGGCTTTCTTTTGAATGGGGCAAGGATTGGACTTTGACGTTTGAATTGGCAGACGTGGATGGCAAAACAGAGTTCACACTCATCCATTCCGGTTGGGATGTGAACAAGGTGACTGAATTCGGTCAACCCCACAGCGTGGTTCGCGAGATTATGTCGCAAGGCTGGGGCGGAATCGCGAAGGCACTCACCGCTTACGTCGAGGCTTAG
- a CDS encoding winged helix-turn-helix transcriptional regulator, with product MEQMPMCPRFEKAVEILSKRWTSLIVFQLLSGPQRFAQIDHALPNISGKVLSERLKELEHEGIVRRVVFPEIPVRIEYSLSDKGRALAPIFGEIAKWSSEWLPVPE from the coding sequence ATGGAACAGATGCCAATGTGTCCGCGTTTCGAAAAAGCTGTAGAAATTCTCAGCAAACGCTGGACATCGCTGATCGTTTTTCAATTGCTGTCGGGTCCCCAACGGTTTGCTCAAATCGACCATGCGCTGCCGAATATAAGCGGCAAAGTATTGTCTGAGCGACTGAAAGAGCTGGAACACGAAGGTATTGTGAGAAGAGTAGTATTCCCGGAGATTCCGGTTCGTATCGAATATTCCTTATCTGATAAGGGGCGGGCGTTGGCACCGATTTTTGGGGAGATTGCGAAGTGGTCTTCCGAATGGCTGCCAGTCCCAGAATAA
- a CDS encoding Gfo/Idh/MocA family protein, translating into MIRFAIIGTNWITEEFIHAARETGEFDLTAVYSRTEEKAAEFAQKFEISHRYTDLDTFVQSKEFDAVYIASPNSLHAEYAIHCMNHGKHVICEKPAASNTTELTAMVEAARSNQVVFMEALKSTLMPNFKVVQDNLHKLGKVRRYFASYCQYSSRYDAYKQGTVLNAFNPIFSNGSIMDLGVYCIYPLAVLFGAPERIKANGVLLESGVDGEGSLLLGYREMDAVIMHSKISSSYLPTEIQGEHATMVIDKINQPEKVEIRYRDGSVEVLTQEQHARTMRYEAEEFIRLIQNGTLESETNSHANSLITVGILDEARKQMGLVFPADQK; encoded by the coding sequence ATGATACGTTTTGCAATTATAGGGACCAATTGGATTACAGAGGAGTTCATTCATGCTGCCCGCGAGACAGGGGAATTTGATTTAACGGCGGTATACTCACGCACGGAGGAGAAGGCTGCGGAGTTCGCGCAGAAATTTGAAATTTCGCATCGGTATACGGATCTGGATACCTTTGTTCAAAGTAAAGAGTTCGATGCTGTCTATATTGCGAGCCCGAATTCACTGCATGCGGAGTATGCCATTCATTGTATGAACCATGGGAAACATGTGATTTGTGAAAAGCCTGCGGCTTCCAATACGACGGAACTGACGGCTATGGTTGAGGCAGCGCGCAGCAATCAAGTTGTCTTCATGGAAGCGCTCAAATCGACGCTGATGCCGAATTTCAAAGTGGTCCAAGACAATTTACATAAACTTGGGAAGGTTCGTCGTTATTTTGCGAGCTATTGCCAATATTCCTCGCGGTATGATGCTTATAAGCAGGGCACGGTGCTGAATGCCTTCAACCCGATTTTTTCGAATGGGTCGATCATGGATTTGGGCGTGTACTGCATCTACCCACTGGCTGTCTTGTTCGGTGCGCCTGAGCGCATTAAAGCCAATGGTGTTTTGCTGGAATCGGGCGTGGATGGCGAAGGCAGTTTGCTGTTGGGTTATAGGGAAATGGATGCCGTGATCATGCATTCCAAAATCTCGAGTTCCTACCTGCCGACGGAAATCCAAGGCGAGCATGCCACGATGGTGATCGATAAGATTAATCAGCCTGAAAAAGTGGAGATTCGCTATCGCGACGGCTCTGTCGAGGTGCTGACGCAGGAGCAGCACGCACGGACGATGCGCTATGAAGCGGAGGAGTTCATCCGTTTGATCCAAAATGGAACATTGGAGTCCGAAACGAACTCCCATGCGAATTCGCTCATCACTGTTGGAATTCTGGATGAGGCCAGGAAGCAGATGGGACTTGTGTTCCCAGCGGATCAGAAATAA
- a CDS encoding ArsR/SmtB family transcription factor yields MGIPSQKHDVFQAIADPTRRQVLQLLGDKEMPVTVISDHFPISRTAVSKHLRILADAGLVKERKVGRETRYRLEAEPLMELKRWLAYYERYWENKLNVLKRFVESDE; encoded by the coding sequence ATGGGCATCCCATCGCAGAAACATGATGTCTTTCAGGCGATTGCCGATCCAACCCGCCGTCAGGTCTTGCAGCTACTGGGCGATAAAGAGATGCCGGTGACGGTTATATCGGACCATTTCCCGATCAGCCGCACCGCAGTGTCCAAACATCTTCGCATCCTGGCTGATGCCGGGCTTGTGAAAGAGCGCAAGGTTGGCCGCGAGACGCGGTATAGGCTGGAGGCGGAACCTCTCATGGAGTTGAAGCGTTGGTTAGCTTATTATGAACGTTATTGGGAAAATAAATTAAACGTGCTTAAACGGTTCGTAGAATCGGACGAGTAG